A section of the Anabaena cylindrica PCC 7122 genome encodes:
- the pstC gene encoding phosphate ABC transporter permease subunit PstC, translated as MTTNFQNMPSAIKQRSEIDKSLDQGFIWLTQLFALAIAGTLLWITAQVAIGAWPAIQEFGFGFLFQTTWNPVNNEYGVLPQVYGTLISSFLGLLLAIPIGVGTAVLLSENFLPAPVRVVLVFLVELLAAIPSVVYGVWGIFVLIPILSNLGKWLHSSLGWIPFFSTPPTGPGMLPAGVILAIMTLPIITAISRDALISVPSSLRQASIGLGATRWETIFQVIIPAAFSGIVSAVMLALGRAMGETMAVTMLIGNSNNINISLLAPSNTISSLLASQFSEASGLQISALMYAALVLFFLTLVVNVLAEFIVLRVKRL; from the coding sequence ATGACTACAAATTTTCAGAACATGCCCTCAGCGATTAAACAGCGCTCGGAAATAGACAAATCTCTAGATCAGGGATTTATTTGGTTGACACAGCTTTTTGCCCTAGCGATCGCTGGCACTTTATTATGGATCACGGCACAGGTTGCTATTGGGGCTTGGCCTGCGATTCAAGAGTTTGGTTTTGGCTTTTTATTTCAAACCACTTGGAATCCTGTAAATAATGAATATGGGGTGCTGCCACAAGTCTATGGCACTCTCATTAGTTCTTTTCTAGGTTTGTTATTAGCCATACCTATTGGTGTTGGTACTGCTGTTTTATTAAGTGAAAATTTTCTACCTGCTCCAGTGCGGGTGGTACTGGTATTTTTAGTAGAACTACTAGCAGCTATTCCTAGTGTTGTCTATGGAGTATGGGGAATTTTTGTTTTAATCCCGATTTTATCTAATTTGGGAAAATGGTTACATAGTAGCTTAGGCTGGATACCATTTTTTAGCACACCACCCACAGGGCCAGGAATGCTACCGGCTGGAGTGATATTAGCAATTATGACTTTGCCAATTATCACTGCTATCTCCCGTGATGCTTTAATTTCTGTACCTTCCAGTTTGCGTCAAGCATCTATCGGACTAGGAGCAACCCGTTGGGAGACAATTTTTCAAGTTATCATCCCCGCCGCCTTTTCTGGCATTGTCAGTGCGGTGATGTTGGCGCTTGGTAGAGCCATGGGAGAAACAATGGCTGTAACAATGTTAATTGGTAATTCTAACAACATTAATATTTCCTTGCTTGCTCCATCTAATACAATTTCGTCTCTACTGGCCAGCCAATTTTCTGAAGCCAGTGGGTTACAAATTTCAGCTTTAATGTACGCTGCTTTAGTTCTGTTTTTCCTAACGCTAGTAGTGAATGTTTTGGCAGAGTTTATTGTTCTCCGGGTTAAGCGACTGTAG
- the pstA gene encoding phosphate ABC transporter permease PstA has product MTSSFPQSSLTRSSSPRTMFNTAMTVVAFICGVLALLPLVAVLSYVLFKGFSSLNLSVFTELPPAPLRKGGGFGNAILGTLFMVGIGALISIPFGVLAAIYLTEFSSGKVARWIRFATNILSGVPSIIAGVFAYGIVVLTLVKLNLGSYSAFGGGFALAILMLPTIVRTTDESLQLVSQDLRQASVGLGATKFQTVIQVVLPAALPAIVTGSTLAIARASGETAPLLFTALFSSFWPSGLLQPTASLAVLVYNFSISPFQNWQSLAWAASLILVLMVLITSIIARLATRQKA; this is encoded by the coding sequence ATGACTTCTTCTTTTCCCCAAAGCAGCCTGACTCGCTCTTCTTCTCCCCGAACAATGTTCAACACGGCAATGACCGTAGTTGCATTTATATGTGGAGTATTGGCGCTGCTACCTCTAGTGGCTGTTCTTTCTTATGTATTGTTTAAAGGTTTTAGCAGTTTAAATCTCAGTGTGTTTACAGAATTGCCACCAGCGCCTCTGAGAAAGGGAGGAGGTTTTGGTAATGCCATTTTGGGAACCCTATTTATGGTGGGAATTGGTGCATTAATCAGTATTCCTTTTGGTGTATTAGCAGCAATTTATTTAACAGAGTTTAGCTCTGGTAAAGTAGCTAGGTGGATACGATTTGCTACTAATATTCTGAGTGGAGTTCCCTCAATTATTGCTGGGGTATTTGCCTACGGGATTGTGGTTTTGACATTAGTAAAGCTGAATTTAGGATCTTACTCAGCTTTCGGTGGTGGGTTTGCATTGGCAATTTTGATGTTACCCACAATCGTGCGAACCACAGACGAATCTCTACAATTGGTTTCCCAAGATTTGCGGCAAGCATCTGTGGGGTTAGGGGCAACTAAGTTTCAAACAGTCATACAAGTAGTTTTACCAGCGGCTTTACCAGCCATTGTCACTGGTTCTACTTTAGCGATCGCTAGAGCGTCTGGAGAAACAGCGCCGTTACTGTTTACTGCTCTATTTTCCTCTTTTTGGCCTAGTGGCTTACTACAACCGACGGCTTCTCTAGCTGTTTTAGTTTATAACTTCTCAATTTCACCTTTTCAAAATTGGCAGTCATTAGCTTGGGCTGCTTCTTTAATATTGGTTTTGATGGTTCTGATTACTAGTATCATCGCTCGCTTGGCAACAAGGCAAAAAGCTTAA
- a CDS encoding tyrosine-type recombinase/integrase, giving the protein MQGKNNLIDDLLEEVRRANSDLEIVNIGAKRDKSGKYRIRIRARSRDISFEKYTFPLSKQGLKATIKICSDIEYDYFRGCFDPTLVKYGLAKSTDPKLTEVRSLPKTSEPNLLELWESYKALKPDAPNSTKSIWKIIDRWLNECPSDCLVLANADRLLKWLRSKYSDGSLASGFRLLKAAVNLAVKLGKVSGNPYIPIYELLDTKKKKQIKAFSKAEIKIIIQSFKDSRFDSSYSAYPSSYYAPLVEFRFLTGCRPSEVIALTWDDIKDNGSKVQIIFSKRYSYGQILEGTKNGVAARIFPCNKQLSDFIRSLPKISNANNLVFPGFCGGYITSGNFSNIWRKYITKLVNLGLVKDYMPWYDERHTFTTHIARSGHDLKTISSVVGNSTRTLIDNYLATNQDIELPEI; this is encoded by the coding sequence ATGCAAGGTAAAAACAATTTGATAGATGATCTTCTAGAAGAGGTTAGACGTGCTAACTCTGATCTAGAGATAGTAAATATTGGGGCAAAACGGGATAAATCAGGGAAGTACAGAATAAGGATAAGAGCTAGATCAAGAGATATCAGCTTTGAAAAGTACACCTTCCCACTATCAAAGCAGGGTCTAAAAGCTACTATCAAGATTTGCAGTGATATTGAATACGATTACTTTAGGGGATGTTTTGACCCGACGCTGGTTAAATATGGTTTAGCTAAATCTACAGATCCTAAACTAACTGAAGTGCGATCGCTTCCTAAGACTTCTGAACCTAACCTATTAGAACTTTGGGAAAGCTATAAAGCATTAAAACCAGATGCACCAAATAGCACTAAATCAATTTGGAAAATAATTGATAGATGGCTGAATGAATGCCCTAGTGATTGCTTAGTTCTGGCTAATGCAGATAGACTCCTGAAATGGCTAAGGTCTAAATATTCTGATGGTAGTTTAGCTAGTGGCTTTAGATTACTCAAAGCTGCGGTTAATCTCGCGGTAAAGCTTGGTAAAGTTTCTGGTAATCCATACATCCCTATCTACGAACTGTTAGACACTAAGAAGAAAAAACAGATCAAGGCTTTTTCTAAAGCAGAGATAAAAATTATCATCCAGTCTTTTAAGGATTCTCGCTTTGATAGCTCCTATTCTGCTTACCCTAGTTCCTACTACGCGCCTTTAGTTGAATTTAGATTTTTAACAGGATGTAGACCATCAGAAGTAATTGCACTTACCTGGGATGACATTAAAGATAATGGCTCTAAGGTGCAAATCATTTTTAGTAAACGTTATAGCTACGGTCAAATTTTGGAGGGAACTAAAAACGGAGTAGCTGCGCGAATCTTTCCTTGCAACAAACAACTATCGGACTTTATCAGGAGTTTACCTAAAATTTCCAACGCTAATAATTTAGTGTTCCCTGGTTTTTGTGGTGGTTATATAACCAGCGGTAACTTCTCTAATATTTGGAGAAAGTATATTACTAAGCTGGTTAATCTAGGCTTGGTAAAAGATTATATGCCTTGGTACGATGAGAGGCATACCTTCACAACTCACATAGCGAGATCAGGGCATGATTTGAAAACCATCTCATCAGTAGTTGGTAATAGCACACGAACTTTAATAGATAATTATCTGGCAACTAACCAAGATATTGAACTACCAGAAATTTAA
- the pstB gene encoding phosphate ABC transporter ATP-binding protein PstB, with translation MATQTSTINGTDAILRTENLNIYYGNFLAVQNVWLDIPKNKATAFIGPSGCGKSTLLRCYNRLNDLIESFRAEGKIYFGDNNLYAPDIDPVEVRRRIGMVFQRPNPFPKSIFDNITFGAKINGYKGDMNELVERSLRQAALWDEVKDKLKQSGLSLSGGQQQRLCIARAIAVQPEVILMDEPCSALDPISTLRVEELIHELKEHYTIVIVTHNMQQAARVSDKTAFFNVKTSDKGSRTGYLVEYEETELIFNNPQQEDTKAYISGRFG, from the coding sequence ATGGCTACTCAAACTAGTACAATCAACGGGACTGATGCGATTTTACGTACAGAAAACCTGAACATTTACTACGGTAACTTCCTTGCTGTACAGAATGTTTGGCTAGATATTCCCAAAAATAAAGCTACAGCTTTTATTGGGCCTTCAGGCTGTGGTAAGAGTACATTACTTCGATGCTATAACCGTCTTAATGATTTAATTGAATCATTTCGAGCCGAAGGTAAAATTTATTTTGGTGATAATAATTTGTATGCACCAGATATTGACCCGGTAGAAGTACGCCGTCGGATTGGTATGGTGTTTCAAAGACCAAACCCTTTTCCTAAATCAATTTTTGACAATATTACTTTTGGAGCTAAAATCAACGGCTACAAAGGAGATATGAATGAATTGGTAGAACGCAGTTTACGACAAGCTGCTTTGTGGGATGAAGTCAAAGATAAACTTAAACAAAGTGGTTTGTCTCTATCCGGTGGACAACAACAACGTTTATGTATTGCCAGAGCGATCGCAGTTCAACCAGAAGTTATACTCATGGATGAACCATGTTCTGCTCTTGATCCTATTTCCACTTTGCGGGTTGAAGAACTAATTCACGAACTCAAAGAACATTACACCATCGTTATCGTTACCCACAATATGCAACAAGCAGCACGGGTTTCTGATAAAACAGCCTTCTTTAACGTTAAAACCTCTGATAAAGGTAGTCGCACAGGCTATTTAGTCGAATACGAAGAGACAGAATTAATTTTCAACAATCCACAGCAAGAAGATACAAAAGCTTACATCAGCGGTAGATTTGGTTAA